CCACCTTCGGAGCATCGATCCAATTCTCCGGCTGGCCCTGGTCCTTCTTCCAGAACAGCACCGGCAGGTCGGCGTTCAGCACCCGGCCCAGCACGGCGCCGCGCGCCTTCATCGTCTCCTTGTACTCCGCCGTCTCGACGATGCGCACGCCATAGCCGGGGATGCGGTCGGCGGCCAGGACGGGCCCCAGCGCATTCTTGAACTTGCGCAGGTCGTTGTCGGAGCCGACGCGCTTGCGCAGCGGCTCCAGCGCCATCCAGAAGGCATGGCCGCGGGCGAGGTGCGCGCGGGCGATCTCGTAGAGCCGCTTCTCCACCGGCTTCAGCGCGAAATACTGGTCGTCATAGCTCAGCAGATTGTGGCCGAGCGCCGCGCGCGTGACCCAGCCCGACAGGGTCAGCTTCAGGCCGCGCACCGCGCGCTCGCCGTCCTTCTTGCGCTGGTAGAGCAGCTTGTAGTCGGAAATCCACGAGAAGGCGCCGCTTTCGCCCTCGCCGCCGGTTTCCAGATTGGTCTTGATCTGCGTGCCCTGCAGCCGCTCCAGCGCCCCTTCGATCTTGTCGTAGGCGCTGCCGCCGGCGGTCTTGCCGACGATGCGCTGAAGGTCGCTGGTGGTGAAGTGCAGTTCGCCCAGCTTGGACGGACCCTTGCCGGAGTCCATCTTCTCGCGCAGCAGCGAGATGGCGTAGAGCAGCACCGCCTTGTCCCAGATCGTCGCGACGCCGACATTCTTCGGCGCCCGCACCTCGATCCGCACCTTGCCGTCGTCGTAGGTCGGCAGCGATTCCGCCTTGTCCTTCGACAGGCCGAACAGGCTGTAGACCATCATGTGGCGGTCGTTCTGGACATCGCCGGTCAGCGGTGAATCGAGCCGCAGAGCCAATTGCAGCGGCCGGTCGAGCAGCTCGGCGTTGGTGGTCTGGGTCATGCGATCTCTCCGCGGGTGCTGTGCGGCGTGAAGTGGGTTGAAGCCATAATCCACAAGCCCGTCTCCCTGTTCCACAGCTCCGGCTCAAACGTCGCCGTTCTGCCGAAAGATTCCCGCGAACGGCGCGATCTGCCGCGTCGAACGTCGCCGTTCTGCCAGTTCGGCGGATCGGGACCGGCAACAGGGCGTTGGGTGGCGGTCGGGGGTGCGATTGCCGTCATCCGCCCGGCCGATGGCGGGGGCAACGTCTGCGTTCTGCCGTGCCGGGCAGTGTCGGAACGGCGGAGCCATTTGATAAGTTATTGTTTTTGCTCAACTAACCACCTGATCTTCTGCCCTGACTCAGGCCGAAATGCCCCCTGGGCGGCTCCTGACTGGCAGAACGACGACGTTCGGACGATCCGCCGACGACCCGATTCCCGCCCGATTCTCCGCCGATTCCCGCCCGATGGCGGTGGGGTGGGGGAGAGGAAGGGCCCATTATTCGGCAGAACGGCGACGTTCGCGGCCGGGATTCGCCGGACACGAAGCTCCGGCTCCGAAGAATCTTTCGGCACAACGGCGACGTTCCGACCCGAATCTTTCGGCACAACGGCGACACTCGCGGCGGAGCGGCCAACGGAGTAACGCCGCAAGTGATTGATTCCCGATGCAGAATCCAGCCGCCACCCTTTGGAACGTCGCCGATGCGCCATTTTCCGAAGACCGTGGACAGACACGCAACGGGACGTACACATTTCAAAAAACGGGCGGAAACCGCCCTCACGCCATCATCCTGCGCCCATGCCAGTTCCTGGCCGGCGCCACTGGATTCTGCATCTTGAAGGAGAGCAGCATGACGTAACGGAGGACCGACCTCCGCAAACACAAAAGGCCCGGATTGCTCCGGGCCCTTCGTGTCGGACGGAGGAGACCGAGGGAGACCCGGGCACCCCACATCTGGCGGTTTGGCGACTCCATGATGGCAGGGCAGGCCCATGATGCCAAGCGGATTCAACCCGAGTCCGTTAACGTCCTCCCTTTGTCTCCACCCGTCCACGGACCGACCGACTGACGGGTGTCTCAATGAAGCCATACATCGACATGTACAGGCGATGGATTGCCGTGCCCGGCATCCAGGCCGCCGACATCGCGGTGTTGTCCGCGCTCTATGCCCATGCCGACCGTGACGGTGTCTGCACCGCCACGCAAGGGGAGCTGGCCGAGGAGCTCGGACAAAGCCGCGCCTGGTTCAATGCCGTGCTGAAGGGCCTGCAGGAGCCGTCGGCGGCGCTGGTTTGCGCCCAGCCGCGGCGTGGCCTGCGCGGTTTCGCCTATCGGCTGACGGGGATGGAGGGCGTCACCGCCGGCATGTCCTGTCAGCCGGCTGACAGCGGCGGCTCGCCGGCCGGCTTCTCCTATGATTCCCAGAATCCTGAATCCTCCTCCTCCCAACCGGGCGGGGAAACGGTTCGGCAGGATGGGGCATTGCCCGCCGACTGGCAGCCCAGTGCCGCGGATCTGGCCTGGGCTGCACAGGAACGGCCGGAGGTCGATGCCGGCCGGGTGACCGCGAAGTTCGTCGCCTGGTGCCGCAAGGCCCATGTCCGCAATGGCTACCGCCCCCCGGATCCGGGGGCGGCCTGGCGGCGCTGGATCCTCCGGGAACTGGTGGCTCCGCCCGATGCAGCCCACGACCCCGCCGGTATGGCGCCTTCCGTCGAACCCTCCGCCTTCATTCCGTCCGCCGTCCGCAACCATCGCCGGGAGCCCCGCCATGATCGCCGTTCCGTCCTTCCCCGCAGCGGATCCGCGCCCGACGCATCATCCAATGCAGGTGTCCGCAACCGCGAAACCCTCGCTGCCCTGCGCCTTCGCCTCGCTGGCCAGTCTTGAGGTCGCCGACCTGCGGTTCGAGACGCAGGATCTGTCACCCGCGGAGATCGGTGCGCTGGCCGAGCGGGTGGAGCAGGCCATCGGCGCCCTGACGCCCCCGATCGGCATCGAGAATGTGCTGATCGGGCTGGAGAAGCTGGCCGACCGCTTCGCGCTGGAACTGCCGGATGCCGAGCTGCTGGAGGCCGACGTGCGGGCGATGGCGGAGTGGCCGGCCGACCGCTGGATGGCCGCCTTCGATGCGGTCTGGTCGAGCTTCCGCAGTGGCTGGAGCCGCTTTCCGACCCTGGGCGACTTCCGCGACGCGCTCTCCGCCCTGCCGGCGGCTGCGGAGAGCCGTGCCGCCGACGATCTGCGGCGTCTGGCCTCGCGCCTGCGCCAGGAACAGCAATTGCGCGCCCGCACCGAGGAGCAGCGCCGCCGTGCCCGTGCCCGCGACGCGGCCCTGGCCGAGCGGCAGCGGGACCTGGCGCTCGGCCGTCAGGAGGATGCGGGGGCGCGGCGGCTCACCGCTTGCGCGGATCCGGCGGCCGGTGGGGACAGCCGGATGGCGGACCGGCCGGTATCGGACCTGGGGGCGTCAGCCGGGGGAGATCCACTCCGGCTTCAGCCCCTCCTTCCAGGCGAAGCGGATCAGATGGTTGTCCACCACCGCCTTGACGCGGGCCAGCGCCTCGGCGTCCGCCGCTTCGGCCCGCAGGGACAGCACCCCGTCGGTCGCCGTCATCGCGCAGCGTCCCCAGGGGAATTGGGCGTCGCCGCTGGCGGCGTCGTAGCGCACCGCGATCTTGTGGGCGAAATGCTTGCAGAGCTGTTGCAGATACCGGCTGGCAAGGGCCGTCGGAACGTTGGCCGTTTCGGTCAGCATGGATGCGCTCCCTCTGGTGATCGGTTCCGGCCCGCTCAGAACTTGACGGTGGAGGTGAGAGAGAAGGTCCGCCCCTCCGCGAGCGCCGGCTGCACGGTGGAGGTCTGGCCGTAGCTGGACCGGCTGACATAGGCGGCATCGAAGATGTTGTTGGCCTCGGCCCGCAGGGTCCAGTTGGGCGCCGTCTCCAGCGGCTTCCATTCGGTGAAGAGGTTGACGACCTGATAGCCGTCGATGGAGCGGAAGCCGTTGGCCCGCAGCGCGTCGTCCTCGATCTTCAGCGCGATCTCCGCCGAGGCGCCCAGCGTCAGCCGCAGATCCTCGAAGCCGTAATGGCCGCGAAGGGCGAAGAGGTCGCCGACCGGAACCGCCGTGTTGTAGTCCGACGACAGCGCCATGCGGTTGCCGTACTTCACATCGGTGTGGGTGTATTTGGCGCTGATCCCGGCATTGCTCCAGTCGTAGCCGGCGGTCAGGTCGAAGCCCCGGCTGCGCAGATCCTCGCCGTTGACGCGGGTGTAGGTGGTGTAGTTCCAGGCGACCGGGTTCTCCATGTAGGTGAGGAAGGCCGCCGCCTCCAGCCGCAGGCCCTGGTGGGCATAGCGCAGGCCGGCGCGGGTGTTGTGGGCGGTCACCGGCTTCAGATCGCTGGAATAGCGGTAGTTGGCGGCATGGAACAGGGCGGCTTCCGCCATCTCCAGCCCGCCCCAATTGTAGCTGTAGCCGCCGAAGGCGGTGAGCCGGTCGGTCACGGCATAGTCGGCCGACAGGTTGGGGCTGATGCCGGTGTTGTCGAAGGTCTTGGCGTCGACCGACCGGTAGCTCTGGTGGTCGATGCGGACGCCGGTGGACAGGCGCAGCCGCTCCACCGGGGCCAGACGCGCCTGCACGAAGCCGCCGACAGTGGTGATCCGCTCGTCCGCGTCGGTGGTGAAGTGGAAGCGGTCGATGTGGATGTCGTCGCGGGACAGGTCGAAGCCGGCGGTCAGGGTGCCGGTCGGGATGGCGAAGCTGTTCTTCACCGTCAGGCCGATGGTGTCGACCTCGCTGTCGAAGGCGCCGTGCGCGGTGGTGCGGCGGTTCTCGTTCGGCCG
Above is a genomic segment from Azospirillum humicireducens containing:
- a CDS encoding helix-turn-helix domain-containing protein — encoded protein: MPGIQAADIAVLSALYAHADRDGVCTATQGELAEELGQSRAWFNAVLKGLQEPSAALVCAQPRRGLRGFAYRLTGMEGVTAGMSCQPADSGGSPAGFSYDSQNPESSSSQPGGETVRQDGALPADWQPSAADLAWAAQERPEVDAGRVTAKFVAWCRKAHVRNGYRPPDPGAAWRRWILRELVAPPDAAHDPAGMAPSVEPSAFIPSAVRNHRREPRHDRRSVLPRSGSAPDASSNAGVRNRETLAALRLRLAGQS
- a CDS encoding DUF2218 domain-containing protein, coding for MLTETANVPTALASRYLQQLCKHFAHKIAVRYDAASGDAQFPWGRCAMTATDGVLSLRAEAADAEALARVKAVVDNHLIRFAWKEGLKPEWISPG
- a CDS encoding TonB-dependent receptor domain-containing protein produces the protein MTSRFRHRITSTTALLTLTLLAQAVPALAQDKVQEKAVTLPSVAVEGEAPRPVEAATVIDQKTIDREVPQTLRDLFQDEPSIAVPGSSTAAQKIYLHGIDQSKLNVTIDGAAQRAGIWHHNGNLTLDPTFLKSVEVDPGVSPADAGPGALGGAVAFKTKNATDMLLPGQDVGATAILGYDTNSKTWRTTGAGYAAKHGFEILGIGTLSRGKSYENGNGVTEAGTGTDLVSGLGKLAYESDSGHRISVSGEHVRDDAVRRLRSNLGIVGGPTGPLMNSNTATRTTAVVSYETTQPTDWFNPGVTFTYTRNRLERPNENRRTTAHGAFDSEVDTIGLTVKNSFAIPTGTLTAGFDLSRDDIHIDRFHFTTDADERITTVGGFVQARLAPVERLRLSTGVRIDHQSYRSVDAKTFDNTGISPNLSADYAVTDRLTAFGGYSYNWGGLEMAEAALFHAANYRYSSDLKPVTAHNTRAGLRYAHQGLRLEAAAFLTYMENPVAWNYTTYTRVNGEDLRSRGFDLTAGYDWSNAGISAKYTHTDVKYGNRMALSSDYNTAVPVGDLFALRGHYGFEDLRLTLGASAEIALKIEDDALRANGFRSIDGYQVVNLFTEWKPLETAPNWTLRAEANNIFDAAYVSRSSYGQTSTVQPALAEGRTFSLTSTVKF
- a CDS encoding replication initiator protein A, whose protein sequence is MTQTTNAELLDRPLQLALRLDSPLTGDVQNDRHMMVYSLFGLSKDKAESLPTYDDGKVRIEVRAPKNVGVATIWDKAVLLYAISLLREKMDSGKGPSKLGELHFTTSDLQRIVGKTAGGSAYDKIEGALERLQGTQIKTNLETGGEGESGAFSWISDYKLLYQRKKDGERAVRGLKLTLSGWVTRAALGHNLLSYDDQYFALKPVEKRLYEIARAHLARGHAFWMALEPLRKRVGSDNDLRKFKNALGPVLAADRIPGYGVRIVETAEYKETMKARGAVLGRVLNADLPVLFWKKDQGQPENWIDAPKVEYDETV